In a genomic window of Occallatibacter riparius:
- a CDS encoding rubrerythrin family protein, which produces MKSNCLVQRVWLALLAIAAIVAFAPGIRAATTLENMQAAFNGESNAHARYIAFAQQADKEGYRDVANLFRAAARAEQIHASNHAEVIKQLGAQPKADIENAQVKSTRENLESAVKGETYERDTMYPDFIKQAKSDGNAKATRSLNLAKTAEAEHAKLYRAALEGLSGGKTASAAGYYVCPVCGFTARVPDFEKCPSCFTPKEKFEKIA; this is translated from the coding sequence ATGAAATCGAATTGCCTCGTCCAGCGTGTGTGGCTGGCTCTGCTTGCGATCGCCGCTATTGTCGCGTTTGCACCCGGCATTCGCGCTGCCACTACTCTCGAGAATATGCAGGCCGCCTTCAACGGAGAAAGCAACGCGCACGCCCGCTACATCGCCTTCGCACAGCAGGCCGACAAGGAAGGATATCGCGATGTCGCCAACTTGTTCCGTGCGGCAGCGCGTGCGGAACAGATTCACGCTTCGAATCATGCGGAAGTCATTAAGCAACTGGGTGCCCAGCCAAAGGCGGACATCGAGAATGCGCAAGTAAAGTCGACGCGCGAGAATCTTGAATCTGCCGTGAAGGGCGAGACGTATGAGCGCGACACCATGTACCCGGACTTCATCAAGCAGGCCAAGTCGGATGGGAACGCGAAGGCTACCCGAAGCCTGAACCTGGCGAAGACGGCCGAAGCGGAGCACGCCAAACTTTACCGGGCAGCGCTCGAGGGGCTTAGCGGCGGCAAGACCGCTTCAGCGGCAGGCTATTACGTGTGCCCGGTCTGCGGCTTCACCGCGCGAGTCCCGGATTTTGAAAAGTGCCCTTCGTGCTTCACGCCAAAAGAGAAGTTCGAGAAGATAGCCTGA
- a CDS encoding DUF2231 domain-containing protein gives MMLVPYLPDWESLHPLVIHFPIVLLLLSPAFVLTSAVLSPQRGRAYLIVGLALLLTGTGSLFLAVETGEAAAELADHTPGMTPVLQAHEQLASQTRMLFSGLSFLLVALFVLPHFSARPLARIYSTVLPMVFLALYLTGALALVNTAHQGGRLVHQFGVHAMITH, from the coding sequence ATGATGCTGGTTCCATATCTGCCGGATTGGGAATCGCTACATCCTCTGGTGATTCATTTCCCGATCGTGCTTCTACTCCTGAGTCCCGCCTTTGTCCTGACCAGTGCTGTGCTTTCACCACAGAGAGGAAGAGCTTATCTGATCGTGGGGCTGGCATTGTTGCTGACCGGAACGGGAAGCCTCTTTTTGGCCGTTGAGACCGGAGAAGCGGCGGCCGAATTGGCCGACCACACGCCGGGAATGACTCCCGTGCTTCAGGCCCACGAACAGCTTGCATCCCAGACGCGGATGCTCTTTTCCGGCCTGAGCTTTCTCCTAGTGGCCTTGTTTGTCCTGCCCCATTTTTCGGCCCGGCCGTTAGCGAGGATATACTCAACAGTCCTTCCCATGGTTTTCCTCGCGCTGTATTTAACAGGCGCACTCGCACTTGTAAATACAGCACATCAGGGCGGCAGACTGGTTCATCAATTTGGAGTTCACGCGATGATTACGCACTAG
- a CDS encoding LuxR C-terminal-related transcriptional regulator, whose translation MASMLGISTKSAESHRAKIMEKLNIHDTAGLVRYAVREGVIQP comes from the coding sequence ATCGCCTCGATGTTAGGGATCAGTACGAAGTCAGCCGAATCGCATCGAGCGAAAATCATGGAGAAGCTCAACATTCACGATACCGCTGGTCTGGTCCGCTATGCGGTTCGCGAAGGGGTAATCCAGCCCTAG
- a CDS encoding TonB-dependent receptor has translation MRRARIACFVLVSMIGCCVQVFGQATTSLRGHVTDPSGAAVTGAHCELTLTATGATRQSTTDSTGEYQFSQLPPGEYALKVTGAGFSVAEKRGMNLLVGQPATEDVVLTLGSVTEDVKVEMNVQPMLNTTDATLGNAFSQEHIESLPIEGRNVPDLLSLQPGVTFLGRTDSNNGTNSVGNSAGDSRSGAVNGGHSDQSNITLDGVDVNDINNGYAFTSVLRVTQDSISEFRVTTSNPDAAEGRSSGAQVGLITRSGTNKIHGSAYEYNRSSLLEANSFFNKQQQIAAGEPNRPPKLIRNVFGGAVGGPLLRDRVFYFMNYEGRRDAEGQSVYAGTVPMASLRAGNIQYENASGTVTTLTPADIKRMDPQGIGVNENVLNVFSHYPMPNDATQGDGLNTQGYRFPYNIHRTYNTYIGRLDWNVTGKQSVFFRGNLQNDDEPTTPAFPDQPPSTRVLTNNKGFAAGYSAVITSNLVNELRYGFTRQGVEAAGLSTQPHVNFSGIASPQAFTYSTGVIIPLHNVVDDLSWTKHDHSFQVGVNLRLIDDQRASNANSFPSGQMNAGWLANGSTVAGNGGPFDPAAYGYPAVSKTFKNRYNSALLSDVGIITEGDAVYNYTKTGAALALGTPLKRDYRWNEYEFYAQDSWKALRNLTITYGLRYSLLQPPVETSGTQVGICKVSGGTCSPFSLTDYYEQSANQAAQGGAANAVGQVGFDLNGRSNGRPDFWNMEKKDLGPRVAVAWSPSPTDGLWNKLLGDGKSSIRAGYSLVFDHFGAATVNTFDTTGSFGLSSQISNVPGSVEVGTAPRFTDINTIPAEVIPAAPPGGFPAVPDPSLFAISWGMDSKIKTPYAHLIDFSIQRQLHNGSSLEIAYVGRLAHHLLAQEDVAMPINLSAAGSNYFAEAARLSKLARAGTDVGAVQPIPYWEQLFGGLGGVDLGYGAGPASATQNVYQIFQQNIYNETYALFSLDLPDSQTGAGVNPNGAYPSYRFYHDQYSALYAWRSIAYSNYHALQVIYRQQIGTGMFADVNYTLSKSMDIASQAERLSSSGSNNNAQIINTWAPNQLYGVSDYDATHQINGNYVWDLPFGRGRRFLGTANRLTNALLGGWQTTGIVRWTSGFPFAVNEGGNWPTNWDIEGWATQIARIPSRAAKHGHLAQRFADPQAVFASFDYTLPGGSGTRNPLRGDGYYDWDAGLNKTFLLGERMRIQLRWETFNVTNSVRFDSHSINSTLDNATNFGNATVLLTDQRKAQFAARLEF, from the coding sequence ATGCGGCGTGCGCGCATTGCATGCTTTGTGCTCGTTTCCATGATTGGCTGCTGTGTTCAGGTGTTTGGGCAAGCCACAACATCGCTGCGGGGCCATGTGACCGATCCGAGCGGGGCTGCGGTGACCGGGGCCCACTGCGAACTGACCCTAACCGCAACCGGAGCGACCCGGCAGAGCACGACGGACAGTACGGGCGAGTATCAGTTCTCGCAGCTTCCTCCAGGAGAGTATGCGCTCAAGGTGACGGGCGCCGGGTTCTCGGTGGCCGAAAAGCGCGGAATGAATCTGCTGGTCGGTCAGCCGGCAACGGAAGATGTAGTGCTGACCCTCGGATCCGTGACGGAAGACGTAAAGGTTGAAATGAACGTCCAGCCGATGCTGAACACGACTGACGCCACGCTGGGCAATGCCTTCTCGCAAGAACATATCGAATCGCTGCCCATTGAAGGAAGGAATGTTCCTGACCTGTTGAGCCTGCAACCGGGAGTGACATTTCTGGGTCGCACGGATTCGAACAACGGAACCAATTCAGTGGGGAACAGCGCGGGGGATTCGCGAAGCGGCGCGGTGAACGGCGGGCACAGCGATCAGTCGAACATCACGCTGGACGGAGTGGACGTGAACGACATCAACAATGGATACGCGTTCACCAGCGTTCTTCGAGTGACACAGGATTCCATCTCGGAATTTCGCGTGACGACGAGTAATCCCGATGCTGCGGAGGGACGTTCTTCAGGGGCGCAGGTGGGCCTGATCACACGAAGCGGGACGAACAAGATTCACGGTTCGGCATACGAATACAACCGCAGCAGCCTGCTGGAGGCGAATTCGTTCTTCAACAAGCAGCAACAGATTGCGGCCGGCGAGCCGAACCGGCCGCCCAAGCTTATTCGCAACGTGTTCGGCGGGGCAGTTGGGGGTCCTTTGCTGCGAGACCGGGTGTTCTACTTCATGAACTACGAAGGACGGCGGGATGCCGAGGGGCAGAGCGTGTATGCGGGGACCGTGCCGATGGCGAGCCTTCGGGCAGGAAATATCCAGTATGAGAACGCATCGGGCACGGTGACGACGCTAACGCCTGCCGATATCAAGCGCATGGACCCGCAGGGGATCGGGGTAAACGAGAACGTGTTGAATGTGTTCTCGCACTATCCGATGCCGAATGATGCGACGCAGGGCGATGGACTGAACACGCAAGGTTACCGCTTCCCTTACAACATCCATCGCACGTACAACACGTACATTGGGCGGCTGGACTGGAACGTGACGGGCAAGCAGAGCGTTTTCTTTCGGGGCAATCTTCAGAATGACGATGAGCCTACGACGCCGGCATTTCCCGACCAGCCGCCGTCAACACGCGTGCTGACCAATAACAAAGGATTCGCGGCAGGTTATTCAGCGGTCATCACATCCAACCTGGTGAATGAGCTACGGTATGGTTTCACGCGACAGGGGGTGGAGGCCGCTGGACTTTCAACCCAGCCGCACGTGAACTTCTCCGGCATTGCTTCGCCGCAGGCATTCACGTACAGCACGGGGGTGATCATCCCGCTGCATAACGTGGTGGATGACCTGTCGTGGACCAAGCACGACCACAGCTTCCAAGTGGGCGTGAACCTGCGGCTAATCGATGACCAGCGAGCCAGCAACGCCAACTCGTTTCCCTCGGGACAGATGAATGCGGGATGGCTTGCGAATGGATCGACGGTGGCGGGCAATGGCGGACCGTTCGACCCGGCAGCTTACGGCTATCCGGCAGTATCAAAGACCTTCAAGAACCGCTATAACTCAGCGCTGCTCAGCGACGTGGGAATCATCACCGAAGGCGATGCCGTCTACAACTACACCAAGACGGGAGCCGCGCTCGCGCTGGGGACTCCCTTGAAGCGAGATTACCGCTGGAACGAGTACGAGTTCTATGCGCAGGATTCGTGGAAGGCGCTGAGGAACCTGACCATCACATACGGGCTACGCTACTCGCTGCTGCAGCCGCCGGTGGAAACGAGTGGTACGCAGGTGGGGATCTGCAAGGTATCGGGAGGTACCTGCTCGCCGTTCTCGCTCACCGACTATTACGAACAGAGCGCCAACCAGGCAGCGCAGGGCGGGGCGGCAAACGCCGTGGGCCAGGTGGGGTTCGATCTGAACGGGCGCTCGAACGGGCGGCCCGATTTCTGGAACATGGAAAAGAAGGACCTTGGGCCTCGAGTGGCCGTGGCGTGGTCGCCCAGCCCAACGGATGGTCTCTGGAACAAGCTTCTGGGGGATGGGAAGAGCAGCATCCGCGCGGGATACTCGCTGGTGTTCGATCACTTTGGCGCGGCCACTGTGAACACGTTCGACACGACGGGGTCGTTCGGATTGTCTTCGCAGATCTCCAACGTGCCGGGGTCGGTTGAGGTGGGTACCGCACCGCGCTTCACGGATATCAACACCATTCCTGCCGAAGTGATCCCGGCCGCACCTCCGGGAGGGTTTCCGGCGGTGCCTGATCCCTCTTTGTTCGCGATCAGCTGGGGCATGGATTCAAAGATCAAGACGCCGTATGCCCACCTGATCGACTTCTCCATCCAGCGGCAACTGCACAATGGCTCTTCGCTCGAGATCGCTTACGTAGGGAGGCTCGCACATCACCTGCTGGCGCAGGAAGATGTCGCCATGCCGATCAATCTTTCGGCGGCGGGATCGAACTACTTTGCCGAGGCGGCGAGGCTGTCGAAGCTTGCCCGTGCGGGAACGGATGTGGGCGCGGTGCAGCCGATTCCGTATTGGGAGCAGTTGTTCGGCGGGCTGGGGGGTGTGGATCTGGGCTATGGAGCGGGGCCGGCATCCGCGACGCAGAACGTCTACCAGATCTTCCAGCAAAACATCTATAACGAGACCTACGCGTTGTTCTCGCTGGATCTGCCCGATTCCCAGACGGGCGCTGGAGTCAATCCGAATGGAGCCTATCCGTCGTACCGCTTCTATCACGACCAGTATTCGGCGCTGTATGCGTGGCGCTCGATCGCGTATTCCAACTACCACGCGCTACAGGTGATCTATCGGCAGCAGATCGGCACCGGGATGTTCGCGGACGTGAACTACACGTTGTCGAAGTCGATGGACATCGCTTCGCAGGCGGAACGGCTGAGCAGTTCGGGCTCGAATAACAATGCGCAGATTATCAACACGTGGGCGCCGAACCAGCTTTATGGGGTGTCGGACTACGACGCCACCCACCAGATCAACGGGAACTACGTTTGGGACCTGCCTTTCGGGCGCGGAAGACGTTTCCTTGGGACGGCGAACCGGCTGACGAATGCGCTGCTGGGAGGTTGGCAGACCACAGGCATTGTTCGCTGGACGAGCGGGTTCCCCTTCGCCGTCAACGAGGGAGGCAACTGGCCGACGAACTGGGACATTGAAGGCTG
- a CDS encoding sigma-54-dependent transcriptional regulator, giving the protein MAKILIVDDEAGMRRILAVNLHRDGHVIVEAGGASEALRVLAAHDFDVVLTDQKMPDGSGLDVMRAVHEDDPTTSVVFLTAVGTVELAVESMREGAFDFLTKPFVPDVVRAAVRRACKHSALLRENAVLKSQVRQLVGADELVGECREIQTVRELIARVAGTNCTVLITGETGTGKELVARAIHKNSQRSERPFIAINCAAMTETLLESELFGYERGAFTGADKARAGLFEAAHEGTLFLDEVAEMSAAAQGKLLRVLAYGELQRVGSTTTRQVDVRVLAATHRSLQERVQSELFREDLYYRLAVVPIHLPALRERVEDIEELCKMLCARIAAEMNTAPRVLSPAAMAKLKAYQFPGNIRELKNLLERAMILAQGPELGAEDFPLQSASASLRGASAELSIEDLAERLPKQLNLRDTLAELERALIQRALRISNGIQAEAARQLELSRSDIGYKLGKHSLAGSSRTTISAGGELEHRTE; this is encoded by the coding sequence ATGGCGAAGATCCTGATTGTCGACGATGAAGCCGGGATGCGGCGGATTCTCGCAGTCAATCTGCACCGGGACGGGCATGTCATTGTTGAAGCGGGCGGAGCGTCAGAAGCTCTGCGAGTGCTGGCCGCTCACGATTTCGACGTAGTGTTGACCGACCAGAAGATGCCTGACGGCAGCGGGCTGGATGTGATGCGGGCAGTTCACGAAGACGATCCGACGACATCGGTGGTCTTTCTCACGGCCGTTGGAACGGTGGAACTGGCGGTTGAAAGCATGCGCGAGGGCGCGTTTGATTTTCTGACCAAGCCGTTTGTGCCGGACGTGGTGCGGGCCGCGGTTCGCCGCGCATGTAAGCATTCGGCTCTTCTGAGAGAGAACGCCGTTCTCAAGAGCCAAGTGCGCCAACTGGTGGGAGCCGATGAACTGGTGGGCGAATGCCGAGAGATCCAGACGGTTCGCGAACTTATCGCGCGGGTTGCAGGCACGAATTGCACGGTGCTGATTACGGGCGAGACCGGAACCGGAAAAGAGCTAGTGGCACGCGCCATTCACAAAAACAGCCAGCGATCAGAGCGACCCTTTATCGCCATCAACTGCGCCGCCATGACGGAGACTCTGCTGGAGAGTGAGCTGTTTGGCTATGAACGGGGTGCGTTTACGGGCGCCGATAAGGCGCGGGCGGGACTTTTCGAGGCAGCGCACGAGGGCACGCTGTTTCTTGACGAGGTTGCGGAGATGTCCGCCGCCGCCCAAGGGAAGCTCCTGCGCGTATTGGCTTACGGAGAGCTGCAGCGCGTCGGTTCAACGACCACACGCCAAGTGGACGTGCGGGTGCTTGCGGCAACGCACAGGAGCCTTCAGGAGAGAGTGCAAAGCGAACTGTTCCGGGAAGACCTATATTACCGGTTGGCAGTGGTACCGATTCATCTGCCGGCGCTGCGCGAAAGAGTTGAAGATATTGAAGAACTCTGCAAAATGTTATGTGCGCGCATCGCCGCGGAAATGAATACGGCCCCGCGTGTATTAAGCCCGGCGGCAATGGCGAAACTTAAGGCATACCAATTCCCGGGGAACATTCGGGAGCTCAAGAACCTGCTCGAACGCGCCATGATTCTGGCTCAGGGGCCTGAGCTAGGGGCGGAAGACTTTCCGCTGCAGAGTGCTTCGGCATCGCTGCGTGGAGCGTCGGCAGAGTTGTCCATCGAGGATCTGGCGGAGCGTCTTCCAAAGCAGCTGAACCTTCGAGATACACTCGCAGAACTCGAACGGGCACTCATCCAGCGTGCTCTGCGCATCTCGAATGGGATTCAGGCTGAAGCGGCGCGGCAATTGGAGCTTTCACGCAGCGATATCGGATACAAACTCGGTAAACATTCGCTGGCCGGCTCCTCTCGCACGACCATATCGGCCGGCGGGGAATTGGAGCATCGCACGGAGTAG
- a CDS encoding sensor histidine kinase, producing the protein MIQSAPSLDRIERLAFRRQETAFCVLTLLVLASLLVLHTWFASLLGEPSQTVILLLVFSFLGKLLEWYWLWRQRDGISIRTVRIETAISMVGLFLLTWLLAVYTGRDETPYFVLLAISILQCAYHCSLLETIVTVAAAIGLMFGWANHFYALHPPPRATQFLESGMISVIYAVMGLLVWYLVHQLGDKETRLFENMAELEATRERLAREEKLAAVGSLASGIAHEIRNPVAMIASSLETAGYPNANPDEREEMFAIAAREAKRLENLTSDFLAYAKPRVPQRTDVRISDVLDHVANIARLRANESGIRVKYGPSHDGIVAVDPFQVEGALVNLAINAIAATKQEGTIHIRSQIKDGYVHFEIENTGEKIPEDDLQHIFEPFFTTKRSGTGLGLAIARAIARSHGGDILVSKNEDGAVAFTMTVATAPASNDEEM; encoded by the coding sequence ATGATTCAGAGCGCGCCATCTCTCGACCGTATTGAAAGACTGGCGTTCCGACGCCAAGAGACTGCTTTCTGCGTTCTCACGCTGTTGGTGCTCGCATCGCTTCTGGTGCTGCATACCTGGTTTGCATCTCTGCTGGGCGAACCTTCGCAAACGGTCATTCTGCTGCTTGTCTTCAGTTTCCTAGGGAAACTTCTTGAGTGGTACTGGCTTTGGCGTCAGCGGGACGGGATCAGCATTAGGACGGTGCGGATTGAAACAGCTATTTCGATGGTGGGCCTCTTCCTGTTGACTTGGCTGCTGGCCGTCTACACGGGCCGCGATGAGACCCCCTATTTTGTTCTCCTTGCGATCTCAATCTTGCAGTGTGCCTATCACTGCAGTTTGCTGGAGACAATCGTCACGGTTGCGGCGGCGATAGGACTGATGTTCGGGTGGGCTAACCATTTCTATGCGCTGCACCCTCCGCCACGGGCGACGCAATTCCTGGAGTCCGGGATGATCTCCGTGATCTACGCAGTGATGGGGTTGCTTGTCTGGTACCTCGTTCACCAGCTCGGCGATAAGGAAACCAGGCTGTTCGAGAACATGGCCGAACTGGAGGCTACTCGAGAACGGCTCGCTCGCGAAGAGAAGCTTGCGGCGGTGGGGAGCTTGGCGAGTGGAATTGCGCATGAGATTCGGAATCCTGTGGCAATGATCGCGAGTTCCCTGGAAACGGCCGGATATCCCAATGCGAATCCGGATGAGCGCGAGGAGATGTTCGCAATCGCCGCGAGGGAGGCCAAACGGCTGGAGAATCTGACTTCTGACTTCCTCGCTTATGCGAAGCCCAGGGTGCCACAGCGGACCGACGTGCGGATCTCGGATGTTCTGGATCACGTGGCAAACATAGCGCGACTCCGGGCGAATGAGTCGGGTATTCGGGTCAAGTACGGCCCATCGCATGACGGAATTGTCGCGGTTGACCCCTTTCAGGTGGAAGGCGCTCTGGTCAACCTGGCAATCAACGCGATTGCAGCAACGAAACAGGAGGGAACGATCCATATCCGGTCCCAGATCAAGGATGGCTACGTTCATTTCGAAATTGAAAACACGGGGGAGAAGATCCCGGAGGATGACCTTCAACATATCTTCGAACCCTTCTTCACGACAAAGCGCAGTGGAACAGGGCTTGGACTCGCAATTGCAAGAGCCATAGCCAGATCGCACGGCGGAGACATTTTGGTAAGCAAGAACGAAGATGGTGCAGTAGCATTCACCATGACCGTAGCGACCGCACCTGCCAGTAACGATGAGGAGATGTGA
- a CDS encoding heavy metal translocating P-type ATPase, with amino-acid sequence MPGSTQNTAWSSGASGHAVVALWILSGMAVSGTLHMLAYVKAAELVLLIATLVAFVPLLLDLARQLFRLNFSVDVLAALSIGSALLFRQYWVAGVVILMLSGGKTLEDYATGRASSMLTALAKRMPQIAHQIMPDGTQKDVALEEIAVGDLLAIHPHELCPVDGAVIGGNSQMDESYLTGEPFFVAKAPGATVLSGAINGSACLTIQATHIPADSRYARIVRILKESELNRPRMRRIADRLAGWYTPAAIGIASLSWFASGDSERFLAVLVIATPCPLILAIPVAIIGAISVAAKRGIIIKDPLVLEKIVACETLIADKTGTLTYGRPELQEIVSLGPYSTRGILWFSASLERYSKHPLSSAILTAARAEQMELSPTSDVFEIPGHGISAHIDGRMVIMTGRNQLPARLQRRLPEVMPGLESIILIDGELAGLLRFRDEPRPESRPFLGHVRSRHGITKVVLLSGDRPAAVEAFASTMGIPDTFGGKSPEEKLSIVRELTVAHPTLYIGDGINDAPAMMSATVGIAMGVNSDITSEAAGAVILQSSLASVDELIHISMKMRRIALTSAIGGMALSTIGIAFSALGYLKPIEGAILQEGIDLLSILYALRVVAPGEPVGDFRSSQAGRTQLPEERTAAA; translated from the coding sequence ATGCCAGGATCGACACAAAACACGGCATGGTCCTCCGGAGCATCGGGGCACGCAGTGGTTGCGCTATGGATACTCTCCGGGATGGCAGTGAGCGGGACTCTGCACATGCTGGCTTATGTGAAGGCAGCAGAACTCGTCCTTTTGATCGCGACGCTGGTTGCGTTCGTTCCGCTCCTGCTAGACCTGGCGCGCCAGCTATTCCGTCTCAACTTCAGCGTAGATGTTCTCGCTGCTCTGTCTATCGGCAGCGCTCTGCTGTTCCGCCAATACTGGGTTGCAGGCGTTGTCATCCTGATGTTGTCCGGAGGCAAGACGCTGGAAGACTACGCAACCGGGCGCGCCTCTTCGATGCTGACTGCCCTCGCCAAGCGGATGCCTCAGATTGCACATCAGATCATGCCTGACGGAACGCAGAAGGATGTTGCGCTCGAGGAGATTGCGGTAGGTGACCTTCTGGCGATTCATCCACACGAACTCTGCCCCGTCGATGGTGCTGTCATCGGAGGCAATAGCCAGATGGACGAATCCTACCTGACAGGGGAGCCGTTCTTCGTGGCCAAGGCGCCCGGCGCTACTGTGCTGTCCGGTGCTATCAACGGAAGCGCGTGTCTTACGATTCAGGCTACGCATATTCCTGCCGACTCACGGTATGCACGGATCGTTCGCATCCTGAAGGAGTCCGAACTGAACCGCCCCAGGATGCGACGCATCGCAGACCGCCTGGCAGGCTGGTATACGCCGGCCGCGATTGGAATCGCATCGCTGAGTTGGTTTGCCAGCGGAGACTCGGAGCGTTTCCTCGCTGTCCTGGTCATCGCCACTCCCTGCCCGCTCATATTGGCGATACCCGTTGCGATTATTGGCGCAATCTCGGTCGCTGCAAAACGCGGCATCATCATTAAGGACCCCCTGGTGCTTGAGAAAATCGTTGCCTGCGAGACCCTGATCGCAGACAAGACCGGCACCCTCACATACGGAAGGCCCGAGCTCCAGGAGATCGTCAGCCTCGGTCCGTACTCCACAAGGGGAATCCTGTGGTTCTCTGCCTCACTTGAACGGTATTCGAAGCATCCTCTCAGCAGCGCGATCCTCACAGCTGCCCGCGCCGAGCAGATGGAACTCTCGCCGACTTCAGACGTCTTCGAAATTCCAGGACACGGAATCAGCGCGCACATTGACGGTCGTATGGTAATCATGACTGGCCGCAATCAACTCCCAGCTCGCTTGCAGCGCCGTCTACCAGAGGTCATGCCCGGACTTGAGTCAATCATTCTCATCGACGGAGAACTCGCCGGCCTGCTCCGCTTCCGGGATGAACCTCGTCCAGAAAGCCGTCCCTTTCTGGGGCACGTTCGTTCTCGCCATGGAATCACCAAAGTTGTGCTACTGTCCGGCGACCGGCCCGCCGCGGTGGAAGCCTTCGCCTCCACCATGGGGATTCCCGACACATTCGGCGGGAAGTCTCCTGAGGAGAAGCTCTCCATCGTCCGAGAGCTCACCGTCGCTCACCCCACCCTCTATATCGGTGATGGCATCAATGATGCTCCCGCTATGATGAGCGCCACTGTCGGTATCGCGATGGGCGTAAACAGCGACATCACGTCAGAGGCGGCTGGCGCAGTGATTCTTCAATCATCGCTCGCAAGTGTGGATGAACTCATTCACATATCTATGAAGATGCGGCGCATCGCACTGACAAGTGCAATCGGAGGAATGGCCCTCAGTACCATTGGAATCGCCTTCAGTGCTCTCGGCTATCTCAAGCCAATCGAGGGAGCAATATTGCAGGAGGGTATCGATCTCCTGTCGATTCTGTATGCTCTGCGCGTTGTCGCCCCAGGCGAGCCGGTCGGAGATTTTCGGAGCTCCCAAGCCGGCCGGACCCAATTGCCAGAGGAACGAACAGCCGCCGCGTAG
- a CDS encoding universal stress protein has translation MSRKLFRKWCSPKTTLVVMRSSDDPAQVLTAIRYAEKSGARLLLAKLSPGSTLTDDSRSADGSCSPWVPGRVSIQSDDGRKTLLAEFLARAFLLTDVTPQHLPAVVRTFDIDRVMVTQSRGNQQVAQFGLEESLVSALSVPVCVIGRSVSLSLSPAPPIRRVLLPVTHSPDLELTFNFALEVARAQHAALSVLHVFDGAESTLAAEQRSPLTVRSWLPVSAARSTSLTGPIEISIRRGNAASEILDFNARKPHDLLVLRSLPGRHHGSFPRSSIVRRLYSEMPCPVLVLGNSIEQPRDQASCAAPDIHHRRTRLRAEPLGMEG, from the coding sequence ATGTCTCGCAAGCTATTTCGCAAGTGGTGTTCTCCGAAAACGACTCTGGTGGTGATGCGTTCATCCGACGATCCTGCCCAGGTGCTCACGGCAATCCGCTATGCTGAGAAATCCGGCGCCCGACTGCTCCTTGCCAAACTGAGCCCAGGGAGCACTCTGACGGACGATTCGCGGAGTGCGGACGGCTCCTGTTCACCCTGGGTGCCCGGGCGCGTAAGCATTCAGTCGGATGATGGACGCAAGACTCTCTTAGCGGAGTTCCTGGCCCGAGCCTTCCTCCTCACCGACGTTACACCGCAACATCTACCCGCTGTGGTACGGACGTTCGACATAGATCGCGTCATGGTTACCCAGAGCCGCGGTAATCAACAAGTTGCACAGTTTGGACTGGAAGAATCTCTCGTCTCAGCCCTGAGCGTGCCAGTCTGTGTCATCGGCAGATCTGTTTCTCTGAGCCTGTCTCCAGCACCTCCGATCCGCCGTGTGCTGCTTCCCGTTACACACTCCCCGGACCTTGAACTCACCTTCAACTTTGCGTTGGAAGTGGCCAGAGCGCAGCATGCCGCCTTATCAGTTCTGCATGTGTTCGACGGCGCAGAGTCTACACTGGCGGCAGAGCAAAGAAGCCCGTTGACGGTCAGGTCATGGCTTCCTGTTTCAGCTGCGCGAAGCACTTCACTGACTGGTCCAATCGAGATATCAATTCGACGCGGCAATGCAGCGTCTGAAATCCTGGACTTCAATGCGCGCAAGCCGCATGATCTTTTGGTGCTCCGCTCTTTACCTGGGCGTCATCATGGGTCGTTTCCGCGTTCAAGCATCGTGAGACGGCTCTATTCTGAGATGCCATGTCCTGTTCTCGTTCTTGGCAATTCAATCGAACAGCCCCGCGACCAAGCTTCGTGCGCCGCTCCGGACATTCATCACCGCAGAACTCGGTTGCGTGCCGAGCCGCTTGGCATGGAGGGTTGA